A stretch of the Paenibacillus dendritiformis genome encodes the following:
- a CDS encoding dihydrodipicolinate synthase family protein, translated as MASNWTEELTRALHDGLCIPAHPLALNERRELDVRYQRALTRYYAASGAGGIAIGVHSTQFEIRDPKHRLYEKVLALAAEEVERARLARPFLMVAGLCGPTEQAVQEAETALRLGYHAGLLSMGGLSGYSEEELLERTRRVAAVLPVFGFYLQPSVGGRVFSYSFWRAFADIPGVVAIKMAPFNRYQTIDVARAVCESPRCDEIALYTGNDDNIINDLLTVFRFQVNGETVEKRIVGGLLGHWAVWTRKAAELLQSIKTVRTSGSIATEWLTRNIEVTDCNAVLFDAAHQFAGCIPGIHEVLRRQGLLPGIWCLDPEETLSPGQAEEIDRIQRDYPHWSDDAFVKAHLQQWLS; from the coding sequence ATGGCTTCGAACTGGACAGAAGAGCTGACGCGAGCGCTGCACGACGGCCTGTGCATTCCGGCCCATCCGTTGGCTCTGAACGAACGCAGGGAACTGGATGTGCGCTATCAACGGGCGTTGACCCGCTATTATGCGGCTTCGGGCGCCGGGGGCATCGCCATCGGCGTGCATTCGACGCAGTTCGAAATCCGCGACCCGAAGCACCGTCTCTATGAGAAGGTGCTGGCTTTGGCCGCGGAGGAGGTCGAACGGGCCCGGCTCGCTAGGCCGTTCCTGATGGTCGCCGGACTGTGCGGGCCGACGGAGCAGGCGGTGCAGGAAGCCGAGACGGCGCTTCGTCTGGGCTACCATGCCGGTCTGCTCAGCATGGGCGGGCTATCCGGCTATTCCGAAGAGGAACTGCTGGAGCGGACGAGACGGGTTGCCGCGGTCCTGCCGGTGTTCGGCTTTTATTTGCAGCCGTCGGTGGGGGGGCGGGTGTTCAGCTATTCGTTCTGGAGAGCGTTCGCCGACATTCCCGGCGTCGTCGCCATCAAGATGGCGCCCTTCAACCGGTACCAGACGATCGATGTCGCGCGCGCGGTATGCGAGTCGCCGCGGTGCGACGAGATTGCGCTCTATACCGGCAATGACGACAACATTATCAATGATCTGCTGACGGTGTTCAGGTTCCAGGTGAACGGTGAGACGGTGGAGAAGCGCATCGTCGGCGGCCTGCTCGGCCATTGGGCCGTCTGGACCCGCAAGGCGGCGGAACTGCTCCAGTCGATCAAGACGGTGCGGACTTCCGGCTCGATCGCTACGGAATGGCTGACCCGCAATATCGAGGTGACCGATTGCAACGCGGTGCTGTTCGATGCGGCCCATCAGTTCGCCGGCTGCATTCCCGGCATTCACGAGGTGCTGCGCCGGCAGGGGCTCCTTCCGGGCATATGGTGCCTCGATCCGGAGGAGACGCTCTCTCCCGGCCAGGCGGAGGAGATCGACCGCATCCAGCGGGATTATCCGCATTGGAGCGATGATGCGTTCGTGAAGGCGCATCTGCAGCAATGGCTGTCCTGA
- a CDS encoding four-helix bundle copper-binding protein, translated as MTTEPMMRCIRECLECMKKCNQCYDACLQEEEVRPMTDCIRLTRDCADACVLADQFMTRNSEHLKEACALCADICERCADECRNHAYEHCQACAEACEACAKKCREMAAA; from the coding sequence ATGACGACCGAACCGATGATGAGATGCATCCGGGAATGTCTCGAATGCATGAAGAAATGCAACCAGTGCTATGATGCATGCCTGCAGGAGGAAGAGGTGAGGCCGATGACCGACTGCATCCGGCTGACGCGGGATTGCGCGGACGCCTGCGTCCTGGCCGACCAATTCATGACGCGGAATAGCGAGCATTTGAAGGAGGCCTGCGCGCTATGCGCCGATATTTGCGAGCGATGCGCGGACGAATGCCGGAACCATGCTTATGAGCATTGCCAGGCTTGCGCCGAGGCCTGCGAGGCTTGCGCGAAGAAATGCCGCGAGATGGCGGCCGCATAG
- a CDS encoding ABC transporter permease, whose amino-acid sequence MHTNAHASGIHSGRWRKLWKKILLHKYLYFMLLPCIVYFIIFNYIPMGGLILAFKEYKFNMGILGSPWIGFHYFETFFNDYQFWTLIKNTLIISSLKLFVGMPFPIVLALMFNEVRHKRFKGIAQSISYLPHFISWVVVVGMLQRILAPDTGLLNQAISAMGGDGSTFYLMEGDYFYSIMFWSYIWKGIGWDSIIYLAAISGINPELYEAGRIDGTNKWNEIWSITLPSILPTIVILFILSLGNILSAGFDQIYLLRTPGNMHLAEILDTYIIRAGLQNGQFGYATAVGMVQGVIGLILVIVANKISRKVSDTSLW is encoded by the coding sequence ATGCACACGAATGCTCACGCGTCCGGAATCCATTCGGGAAGATGGCGGAAGCTGTGGAAAAAAATTTTGCTGCACAAATATTTATATTTTATGCTGCTGCCCTGCATTGTGTATTTTATCATTTTCAACTACATTCCGATGGGCGGCCTTATCCTGGCCTTCAAAGAGTACAAGTTCAATATGGGCATCCTGGGCAGTCCCTGGATTGGCTTTCATTACTTTGAAACCTTTTTCAATGACTATCAATTCTGGACCCTGATCAAAAACACGCTCATTATCAGTTCGCTGAAGCTGTTTGTCGGCATGCCTTTTCCGATTGTATTAGCGCTCATGTTCAACGAAGTGAGACATAAGCGGTTCAAAGGCATTGCGCAAAGCATTTCTTATTTGCCTCATTTTATCTCCTGGGTGGTCGTGGTCGGGATGCTGCAGCGCATCTTGGCGCCGGACACCGGGCTGCTCAATCAGGCCATCAGCGCGATGGGCGGAGATGGCTCCACCTTTTACCTAATGGAAGGCGATTATTTTTACTCGATCATGTTTTGGAGCTACATATGGAAAGGGATCGGCTGGGATTCCATCATTTATTTGGCGGCCATATCGGGCATCAATCCCGAGCTGTATGAAGCCGGCAGGATTGACGGTACGAACAAATGGAATGAAATTTGGAGCATTACCCTTCCTTCGATATTGCCGACGATCGTTATCTTGTTCATTTTGTCGCTTGGCAACATCTTATCGGCGGGCTTCGATCAGATCTATCTGCTGCGAACGCCGGGGAATATGCATTTGGCGGAAATATTGGATACATACATTATCCGGGCCGGCTTGCAGAACGGCCAGTTCGGCTATGCGACCGCCGTCGGGATGGTTCAAGGGGTGATTGGCCTGATTCTCGTCATTGTGGCCAATAAAATATCCCGCAAAGTTTCCGACACGTCTTTATGGTAA
- a CDS encoding NAD(P)-dependent oxidoreductase encodes MNIGIIGATGKAGRRIMAEALERGHQVTAIVRDASKLADLSTPRVLEKDVFQLTANDLQPFDVVVNAFGAAPGSEHLHVEAGRVLIEALKNAPNTRLIVVGGAGSLFADEQGTVRVMDTPDFPAEYLPTAKNQGQNLEDLRASSINWTFISPSAFFDPEGPRTGKYVTGKEQLLINSAGQSYVSYADYAIALVDEIEQPRHLKQRFTVGSESK; translated from the coding sequence ATGAACATCGGAATTATCGGAGCGACCGGCAAAGCCGGCAGACGCATTATGGCAGAAGCATTGGAGCGGGGACATCAAGTAACGGCTATCGTGAGAGACGCGTCCAAGCTGGCGGATCTGTCCACCCCGCGCGTATTGGAGAAGGACGTGTTCCAGCTTACCGCTAACGACCTGCAGCCCTTCGACGTCGTCGTCAACGCGTTCGGCGCGGCGCCGGGCAGCGAGCATCTTCATGTCGAAGCCGGACGGGTGCTGATCGAAGCGCTGAAGAATGCGCCGAACACCAGATTGATCGTCGTGGGGGGAGCAGGCAGCCTGTTCGCCGATGAGCAAGGAACGGTCCGGGTCATGGATACGCCGGACTTCCCGGCGGAATACCTTCCAACGGCGAAAAATCAAGGACAGAACCTGGAGGATCTGCGCGCCAGCTCCATCAATTGGACGTTCATCAGCCCTTCCGCCTTCTTCGATCCGGAAGGACCGCGCACAGGCAAGTATGTAACCGGCAAGGAACAGCTTCTCATCAACTCGGCGGGCCAAAGCTATGTCAGCTATGCCGACTACGCGATCGCCCTCGTGGACGAAATCGAACAGCCTCGCCATCTGAAGCAGCGGTTCACCGTCGGCTCGGAATCCAAATAA
- a CDS encoding extracellular solute-binding protein: MKRKWGKWAALLLAIMMLVSACSGGGSGSKPGKDSGAADGDQGEKPATWIADRTIKGRIFMNGVMNDISDNQIDNEVAQKIKELTGITLEWENTPANSSLEGLTAGLATGDLPDVIVSYLNHSGRPEMPVLLKAAREGMFTDLTPYLKETKIYSKYFEDGYLPVDTKNGVMFRPEFNGSTYFVHMRINREGGQENRKWVGGPHIRKDIAEALNVDPKSITTSEQLHELAKKIKAGNFKDANGKEVYPVGPRYWGGNDNSYIYSDLRWGDEGFFRDSDGAIKHESQTEYPMKRIEFVQKLLNEGLIHPEYYTMDETRATEGALNGSFAIISDMHNYLEFNKDMHYLPLGPLDSVEGPYQMRLTYKSGYNIWAIPATTERPEEIVKFADFLASREGKLLWQYGIEGRDYTLDEKGNPIVKQEVIDLKKQDPKAAQQLAFQGVGDTWGEYLGNTDLDPAADFGEAEYGNAAFPAENEGPNNIADYFGWDEKYKNAKIQDGYGPLSFLGEYEKGTELKTALDYYNESLIRAYYAKSRTEAAKIMESVNKQLEAADLQGYIQLLEKKSKDPATPIVLNPSQ, translated from the coding sequence ATGAAGAGAAAGTGGGGAAAGTGGGCGGCATTATTGCTTGCGATCATGATGTTGGTCAGCGCTTGCAGCGGAGGAGGAAGCGGCAGCAAGCCGGGAAAAGACAGCGGCGCGGCCGATGGGGACCAGGGAGAGAAGCCGGCCACCTGGATCGCCGACCGCACCATTAAAGGGCGAATATTCATGAACGGGGTCATGAATGATATTTCCGACAATCAAATTGATAACGAGGTCGCCCAAAAGATAAAAGAGCTGACCGGCATTACGCTCGAATGGGAGAACACGCCGGCGAACAGCTCGCTGGAAGGATTAACGGCCGGGCTGGCCACCGGAGATCTGCCGGATGTCATCGTCAGCTATTTGAATCATAGCGGCCGGCCGGAGATGCCGGTGCTGCTCAAGGCCGCGCGCGAAGGGATGTTCACGGACTTGACGCCTTATTTGAAGGAGACGAAAATTTACAGCAAATATTTCGAAGACGGCTATTTGCCGGTCGATACGAAAAACGGCGTCATGTTCCGCCCGGAATTCAACGGCTCGACATACTTCGTCCATATGCGGATCAACCGCGAGGGCGGACAGGAGAACCGGAAATGGGTAGGGGGCCCGCATATCCGCAAAGATATCGCGGAAGCGCTCAATGTGGACCCGAAATCGATTACGACCTCCGAGCAATTGCATGAATTGGCGAAAAAAATTAAAGCAGGCAACTTCAAGGACGCGAACGGCAAAGAGGTGTATCCGGTTGGGCCTCGCTACTGGGGCGGCAATGACAACAGCTACATCTATTCCGATCTGCGGTGGGGAGATGAAGGATTTTTCCGGGACAGCGACGGCGCGATCAAGCATGAGAGCCAGACGGAATACCCGATGAAGCGGATCGAATTCGTCCAGAAGCTGCTTAATGAAGGCTTGATTCATCCCGAGTATTATACGATGGACGAGACGCGCGCGACGGAAGGGGCGCTGAACGGATCGTTCGCCATTATTTCCGATATGCACAACTATTTGGAGTTCAATAAAGATATGCATTACTTGCCGCTCGGTCCGTTGGACAGCGTGGAAGGGCCTTATCAGATGAGATTGACCTACAAATCCGGCTACAACATCTGGGCGATCCCGGCGACGACGGAACGGCCGGAGGAGATCGTGAAATTCGCGGACTTCCTGGCCAGCCGCGAAGGCAAGCTGCTGTGGCAGTACGGGATCGAGGGACGCGATTATACGCTGGACGAGAAAGGCAATCCGATCGTGAAGCAGGAAGTCATCGATCTGAAGAAGCAGGATCCGAAGGCCGCGCAGCAGCTTGCCTTCCAGGGCGTCGGCGATACATGGGGCGAATACCTCGGCAATACGGATCTCGATCCGGCAGCCGACTTCGGCGAAGCGGAATATGGAAATGCCGCATTCCCGGCTGAAAATGAAGGTCCGAACAATATTGCCGATTATTTCGGCTGGGACGAGAAATATAAAAACGCCAAAATTCAAGACGGCTACGGTCCGCTCTCCTTCCTGGGCGAATATGAAAAGGGCACGGAGCTGAAAACGGCATTGGACTACTACAACGAGAGCCTTATCCGGGCGTACTACGCGAAGTCGAGGACCGAAGCGGCCAAGATCATGGAATCCGTGAACAAGCAGCTGGAGGCGGCCGATCTTCAAGGTTATATTCAACTGCTGGAAAAAAAGAGCAAGGATCCGGCCACGCCGATCGTGCTTAACCCTTCGCAGTAA
- a CDS encoding xanthine phosphoribosyltransferase, which translates to MKRLQDKVLQEGLVLSDRVLKVDSFLNHQMDPVLMKEIGEEFVKRYGGERITKVLTIESSGIAPGLMTALVLNVPLIFARKQKSLTLRDDIFVEKVYSFTKQETNEVTVSKKFLSPDDRVLIIDDFLANGEAASGLARIVEQAGAAVVGFGIVIEKSFQPGRDHLLAAGYRVESLVRVASLEDGTVTFVDEAQEVAAE; encoded by the coding sequence GTGAAACGGCTTCAGGACAAAGTGCTGCAAGAGGGATTGGTGCTAAGCGACCGCGTGCTCAAGGTGGATTCATTTTTGAACCATCAGATGGATCCGGTGCTTATGAAGGAAATCGGGGAAGAATTCGTGAAGCGCTACGGCGGCGAGCGGATTACGAAGGTGCTGACGATCGAATCGTCCGGCATCGCGCCCGGTTTAATGACGGCGCTGGTGCTCAATGTGCCGCTCATCTTCGCGAGAAAGCAGAAGTCGCTGACGCTGCGCGACGATATTTTTGTCGAGAAGGTATATTCCTTCACGAAGCAAGAGACGAATGAAGTGACTGTATCCAAAAAATTTCTCTCGCCGGATGATCGCGTCCTCATCATCGATGATTTCCTCGCGAACGGCGAAGCGGCCTCCGGCCTGGCCCGCATCGTCGAGCAAGCCGGGGCGGCTGTCGTCGGCTTCGGCATCGTGATCGAGAAGTCGTTCCAGCCTGGCCGCGATCATTTGCTGGCTGCCGGCTACCGCGTCGAATCGCTGGTCCGCGTCGCCTCGCTTGAGGACGGAACCGTGACCTTCGTCGATGAGGCGCAGGAGGTGGCCGCCGAATGA
- a CDS encoding DUF72 domain-containing protein — translation MPDMTEQPVSDRIQIGLAGWGDHDIYPPGTKGPEKLAEYAKRFPVVEMDSSFYALPSPERMESWAAQTPDGFRFVVKAYQGMTGHTRGRIPYDNAQAMFRACREAAEVLHAAGKLHSVLFQYPPWFHCVRKHVDILRRTRQWMGSLPITLEFRHQSWFAPEMRERTLAFMREEGWIHSVCDEPQAGEGSIPIVPVPTDKGQTLVRLHGRNASGWQGQGQANWREVRYLYRYNEQELLDWKERLLAMLAETEQCCVIFNNNSGGDAAPNALQLMRLLGMEPPSIGPEWEQMSLFGDTP, via the coding sequence ATGCCGGACATGACCGAACAACCCGTCTCGGATCGCATTCAGATTGGATTGGCCGGCTGGGGGGATCATGATATCTACCCGCCGGGAACGAAAGGGCCGGAGAAGCTGGCGGAATACGCCAAGCGCTTCCCTGTCGTCGAGATGGACAGCTCCTTCTACGCGCTCCCGTCGCCGGAGCGGATGGAGAGCTGGGCGGCCCAGACTCCCGACGGATTCCGCTTCGTCGTCAAGGCGTACCAAGGGATGACGGGCCATACGCGGGGCCGCATCCCGTATGATAATGCGCAAGCGATGTTCCGGGCCTGCCGGGAGGCGGCCGAGGTGCTGCATGCCGCCGGGAAGCTCCATTCCGTGCTGTTCCAGTACCCGCCCTGGTTCCACTGCGTGAGGAAGCATGTCGACATCCTGCGCCGCACCCGGCAGTGGATGGGCTCGCTGCCGATCACGCTCGAGTTCCGGCATCAGAGCTGGTTCGCGCCGGAGATGCGCGAGCGGACGTTGGCGTTCATGCGGGAGGAAGGCTGGATTCACAGCGTCTGCGACGAGCCGCAAGCCGGCGAAGGCTCGATTCCGATCGTGCCGGTGCCGACCGACAAAGGACAGACGCTGGTTCGCCTGCATGGCCGGAACGCATCCGGCTGGCAAGGGCAAGGCCAGGCGAACTGGCGGGAGGTCCGCTATTTGTACCGCTACAACGAGCAGGAACTCTTGGATTGGAAGGAGCGGCTGCTCGCTATGCTGGCCGAGACGGAGCAGTGCTGCGTTATTTTCAACAATAACTCCGGCGGGGACGCCGCTCCGAATGCGCTCCAGCTGATGCGTCTGCTCGGCATGGAACCTCCGTCCATCGGACCGGAGTGGGAGCAGATGAGCCTGTTCGGGGATACGCCGTAA
- a CDS encoding carbohydrate ABC transporter permease yields the protein MNDFYKISTGEKIYRLVIYVVIILLCLSIILPFLNIFALSFNAGKDAERGGIFFWPRVWTLENYQEVFNSSNILGAYAITLFRTVVGTFFSVFLTAMAAYTLKSKTLPGVKFFTLMIFFTMLFSGGVIPYYMLLKQLHLVNTLWVYVIPGLYSAWNIIIMRTFFSQISVSLEESAKLDGCNDFTTFLRIIMPLSKPVIAVISLFNAVGHWNDWFTGAFYVQKTDLRPVSTLLQEMLTRQDAIRAALMQNAGTTSYEILEKMQVTGNSLKMATIIVVVTPIICVYPFVQKFFAEGVMIGSVKE from the coding sequence GTGAACGACTTCTATAAAATTTCCACAGGCGAAAAAATATACCGCCTCGTCATCTATGTCGTCATCATCTTGCTCTGCCTGTCGATTATCCTTCCATTTCTCAATATATTCGCGCTGTCGTTCAATGCGGGGAAAGATGCGGAACGGGGAGGCATTTTTTTCTGGCCGCGGGTATGGACATTGGAGAATTATCAAGAGGTGTTCAACTCGTCCAATATTTTGGGGGCGTACGCGATCACGCTTTTCAGAACGGTCGTGGGCACCTTCTTCAGCGTCTTCCTGACGGCGATGGCCGCCTATACCTTGAAGAGCAAGACGCTCCCGGGGGTCAAGTTTTTTACGCTGATGATCTTCTTCACGATGCTGTTCAGCGGCGGGGTCATTCCGTATTATATGCTGTTGAAGCAGCTTCACCTCGTCAATACGCTCTGGGTGTATGTCATCCCCGGGCTGTACAGCGCGTGGAATATTATCATTATGAGGACGTTTTTCTCGCAGATCAGCGTCAGTCTGGAAGAGTCGGCCAAGCTGGACGGCTGTAACGATTTTACGACCTTCCTCCGTATTATTATGCCGCTCAGCAAGCCGGTCATCGCGGTCATCAGCCTGTTCAACGCGGTTGGCCACTGGAATGATTGGTTCACCGGAGCGTTCTATGTCCAGAAGACGGATCTGAGGCCGGTATCGACGCTTCTGCAAGAGATGCTGACCCGGCAGGACGCCATTCGCGCCGCGTTGATGCAGAACGCGGGCACGACCTCATACGAGATTTTGGAGAAGATGCAGGTCACGGGCAATTCATTGAAGATGGCCACCATAATCGTTGTCGTCACGCCGATCATTTGCGTGTATCCGTTTGTGCAGAAGTTTTTTGCCGAAGGCGTCATGATCGGTTCGGTCAAAGAATAA
- a CDS encoding NAD(P)-dependent oxidoreductase gives MEQIRSIALIGGNGKVGRHIARTAAEKGYHVRMLTRRPANMPSAVKLIEIREGDAQDIQTIRELLQDCDAVINTLGQPVRAVPIYSIVTLQLLEVMQEYGMRRYIGVSGGSLDVPGDKKRLVNRIGARAFDLFFPQLMADKRKELDILLQNQHIDWSLVRLPFVKDGPCKGNIKVNLYDMPGSSITNSDIAAFLIRELEDPAWIRQTPFISH, from the coding sequence ATGGAACAGATTCGAAGCATCGCATTGATCGGCGGCAACGGAAAGGTCGGGCGCCATATTGCGCGCACCGCAGCGGAAAAAGGGTATCATGTACGGATGCTGACTAGACGGCCTGCCAACATGCCTTCAGCGGTTAAGCTTATCGAAATCAGAGAGGGAGACGCGCAGGACATCCAGACGATTCGCGAGCTGCTGCAAGATTGTGATGCCGTCATCAATACATTGGGGCAGCCCGTGAGGGCCGTTCCGATTTACAGCATCGTTACTTTGCAGCTTCTTGAAGTGATGCAGGAATACGGGATGCGGCGCTACATCGGAGTCAGCGGGGGCTCGCTGGACGTTCCGGGAGACAAGAAGCGCCTCGTCAACCGGATCGGAGCCCGGGCCTTCGATCTGTTTTTTCCCCAGTTGATGGCGGATAAGCGCAAAGAGCTGGACATCCTCCTGCAAAACCAGCATATCGATTGGTCGCTTGTTCGCTTGCCGTTCGTCAAAGATGGGCCCTGCAAAGGCAATATCAAAGTCAATCTGTACGATATGCCCGGGTCGTCGATAACGAACTCGGATATTGCGGCTTTCCTCATCCGTGAGCTAGAGGACCCTGCTTGGATAAGACAAACGCCTTTCATCTCACATTGA
- a CDS encoding DegV family protein → MNQVRILTDSAIDLPRSVLEELNITVLPIIVTLDQNQYEDGVTIQPKQMFDGMRQGLVYKTSQVPMERFQQTFAAIAEAGEEAIYIAFSSELSGTYASSRMMLEMVQEDYPDASIDIIDSKCASLGFGLVVEQAARWAAEGMSRERLVSKVRALAAGMEHVFTVDDLEYLYRGGRVSKSSAVIGGLLNIKPVLHVEDGKLIPVDKVRGRKKSIQRLADLMEQRANLDDKDQLIGIAHGDDPEAMEMLKQIINERFGMHNIMTGSIGCAIGAHSGPGTLALFFRNRAYTEAE, encoded by the coding sequence ATGAATCAAGTTCGTATCCTTACAGACAGCGCGATCGATCTTCCCCGGTCCGTCCTCGAGGAGCTGAACATCACGGTGCTGCCGATCATCGTAACCCTCGATCAGAATCAATACGAGGACGGCGTTACTATACAACCGAAGCAAATGTTCGACGGCATGCGCCAGGGGCTCGTGTACAAAACATCCCAGGTTCCGATGGAGCGGTTCCAGCAGACCTTCGCGGCGATCGCGGAAGCCGGCGAAGAAGCGATCTACATTGCCTTCTCTTCGGAGTTATCGGGTACATACGCGTCCTCGCGGATGATGCTCGAGATGGTGCAGGAGGATTATCCCGACGCATCGATAGATATCATCGATTCCAAATGCGCCTCATTGGGCTTCGGCCTCGTCGTCGAGCAAGCGGCGCGCTGGGCGGCCGAAGGCATGTCCCGCGAGCGTCTCGTGTCCAAGGTGCGCGCCTTGGCCGCCGGGATGGAGCATGTATTCACCGTAGATGATCTGGAATACTTGTACCGCGGGGGGCGGGTCAGCAAATCTTCCGCCGTGATCGGCGGCCTGCTGAACATTAAGCCGGTGCTGCATGTGGAGGACGGCAAGCTTATCCCTGTGGACAAGGTTAGAGGGAGGAAGAAATCGATTCAGCGGCTGGCCGACCTGATGGAGCAGCGCGCCAACCTGGATGACAAGGATCAGCTTATCGGGATCGCTCACGGCGACGACCCGGAAGCGATGGAGATGCTGAAGCAAATCATCAACGAACGGTTCGGCATGCATAACATCATGACCGGCTCGATCGGCTGCGCGATCGGCGCCCATTCCGGTCCAGGCACGCTCGCCCTGTTCTTCCGCAACCGCGCCTATACGGAAGCCGAATAA
- a CDS encoding nucleobase:cation symporter-2 family protein has product MSMVDNKVFQRHRHPLKTFSLGLQHVLAMYAGAVIVPLIVSSQLGFTQEQTTYLVAIDLLMCGIATLLQVFTNRFFGIGLPVVLGCAFQAVMPMIAIGSEYGIPYIYGSILAMGLFVILFGGWFGKMIRFFPPVVTGSVVTIIGITLIPVAFGNLGGGQGSPDFGSPDNLLLGFGVLIFIVLLNKFSKGFMRAISVLIGLLIGTLAAALTGKVDIAPVLDASWFHAVQPFYFGTPKFNPTAILTMIIVAMVGIAESTGVFMALSKIVDRDLDSRDLARGYRAEGLAIFIGGLFNAFPYTTFSQNVGLIQMSRVKTRDVIVVAGGLLMLLGFVPKIAALTLLIPDSVLGGAMVAMFGMVISSGLRMIGSQVDLNRHENLFVIACSVGMGLGVTVAPGIFDSLPDTVRILTDNGIVAGTFTALVMNLLFNGVKPQPAEAKTEESEEEIIVA; this is encoded by the coding sequence ATGAGCATGGTGGACAACAAGGTGTTCCAAAGGCACCGCCATCCGCTGAAGACCTTCTCGCTCGGTCTCCAGCATGTGCTGGCGATGTACGCCGGCGCGGTGATCGTGCCGCTGATCGTCAGCAGCCAGCTCGGCTTCACCCAGGAACAGACCACTTACCTCGTCGCGATCGATCTGCTTATGTGCGGCATCGCGACGCTGCTGCAAGTCTTTACGAACCGCTTCTTCGGAATTGGCCTGCCGGTCGTCCTCGGCTGCGCCTTCCAGGCGGTGATGCCGATGATCGCCATCGGTTCGGAGTACGGCATACCGTATATTTACGGGTCGATATTGGCGATGGGGCTGTTCGTCATTCTGTTCGGCGGATGGTTCGGGAAGATGATTCGCTTCTTCCCGCCGGTCGTGACCGGGTCGGTCGTCACCATCATCGGCATTACGCTCATCCCGGTCGCCTTCGGCAATCTGGGCGGAGGACAGGGAAGTCCGGACTTCGGCAGCCCGGACAATCTGCTGCTCGGGTTCGGCGTGCTTATTTTTATCGTGCTGCTTAACAAATTTTCCAAGGGCTTCATGCGCGCCATCTCGGTCTTGATCGGCTTGCTGATCGGGACGCTGGCCGCGGCGCTGACGGGCAAGGTCGATATCGCCCCCGTGCTGGACGCGAGCTGGTTCCATGCCGTGCAGCCCTTCTATTTCGGGACGCCGAAGTTCAATCCGACCGCGATTTTGACGATGATTATCGTCGCGATGGTCGGCATCGCCGAGTCCACCGGGGTATTTATGGCCCTAAGCAAGATCGTCGACCGCGATCTCGATTCGAGAGACTTGGCCCGCGGCTATCGGGCCGAAGGGCTGGCCATCTTCATCGGGGGACTGTTCAACGCGTTCCCGTACACGACCTTCTCGCAAAATGTCGGCCTCATCCAGATGAGCCGCGTCAAGACGCGGGACGTCATCGTCGTCGCGGGCGGCCTGCTCATGCTGCTCGGCTTCGTGCCGAAAATCGCGGCGCTCACGCTGCTTATTCCCGATTCGGTGCTGGGCGGGGCGATGGTCGCGATGTTCGGCATGGTCATCTCCAGCGGCCTGCGCATGATCGGATCCCAAGTGGACCTGAACCGTCACGAGAATCTGTTCGTCATCGCCTGTTCGGTCGGGATGGGACTTGGCGTCACGGTAGCGCCGGGCATCTTCGACAGCTTGCCTGACACGGTGCGGATTCTCACCGATAACGGGATCGTCGCAGGGACGTTCACCGCGCTCGTCATGAATCTGTTGTTCAACGGCGTGAAGCCGCAGCCGGCGGAGGCGAAGACGGAGGAGTCCGAAGAGGAGATCATCGTCGCCTGA